In Ooceraea biroi isolate clonal line C1 chromosome 14, Obir_v5.4, whole genome shotgun sequence, the genomic window CGTTGCGCGTCATCCCTTAACTTTGCCTTGCCTCGCGTCCCTTTTCCCTTCGCGTCCCTCGTTTTGTACGTCAAGCTTCGCTTTAGCGACGCGGATGTCACAGGAGAATGATTTTTGCAGATTCGTGCGCAGGTGAACGTATTGAAGAAGGCTGTGATAGAGGAGCAGGCACGcaacacggatatacggaatCAGCTGAAGGAGAGGGAGGTGGGGTTCCGTAGAGCGGAGCAGGAGATCGACAGTCTGACATTTCGCAATCAGCAGTTGACGAAACGCATCACCGTGCTGCAGGAGGAACTCGACAAGGCGCAGAACAAGTCCAAGCGGGGTAAGAGCAGAGCGCCGGAGAATAACAGTCAGATACCAGCGGCGCCGCCGAACAACATCTTGGACGAGGAGTTTCAGAAGAAGATAGTGGAGAACGCCCAACTGTTGTCGCAGATCAGCGACAAGGACAGTGAGATTGAGAGTCTGTGCGATAGGATACAGCAGTTGGAATGTAAGGTGGACTACTGCGAGAAGTCGAGGGTGGAATCGGAGTGCCAGTACCAGAGCACCATAGACAAGTTGGACCGCGAGAGGAGTGACCTGCAGAGAAAACTGAACGACAGGCAGAAGCAAGAGGAGACTGTATCGTGGTCCAGCAATGAGGGCAAACGCGATGGCTACGACTTCGACCCGAGAGCGATACTCTCGAATCACCGTCAGACGGAGCCGTCCCCGTTTTCCTCACCCTCCGCCTCGCGCAGGTCCTCCAAGTCCCTTGGCGAGGGCAAGCCGCAGAAGTCACAGGAGGAGAGCAACGA contains:
- the LOC105286872 gene encoding golgin subfamily A member 2 isoform X2, whose amino-acid sequence is MEGVNGQLQTKYQKIAAEYSKIRAQVNVLKKAVIEEQARNTDIRNQLKEREVGFRRAEQEIDSLTFRNQQLTKRITVLQEELDKAQNKSKRGKSRAPENNSQIPAAPPNNILDEEFQKKIVENAQLLSQISDKDSEIESLCDRIQQLECKVDYCEKSRVESECQYQSTIDKLDRERSDLQRKLNDRQKQEETVSWSSNEGKRDGYDFDPRAILSNHRQTEPSPFSSPSASRRSSKSLGEGKPQKSQEESNEFLYAKSCDLEKEANHWKAQYHILKLKYDELEQRGTTATSHIDSDALQPVEISNMIGKLDAPFVLAEEIEARESKIRDYFLEEIERLTNEKHICHVKNLAMAANNEVMHVQLDTSESKREKCETSLLETLSNYNSLHREKETQEGNYKTQLNTMSEHLANMNEKLIFQTEEIQQLKFELTNKHSKRGKQK
- the LOC105286872 gene encoding golgin subfamily A member 2 isoform X1 translates to MEGVNGQLQTKYQKIAAEYSKIRAQVNVLKKAVIEEQARNTDIRNQLKEREVGFRRAEQEIDSLTFRNQQLTKRITVLQEELDKAQNKSKRGKSRAPENNSQIPAAPPNNILDEEFQKKIVENAQLLSQISDKDSEIESLCDRIQQLECKVDYCEKSRVESECQYQSTIDKLDRERSDLQRKLNDRQKQEETVSWSSNEGKRDGYDFDPRAILSNHRQTEPSPFSSPSASRRSSKSLGEGKPQKSQEESNEFLYAKSCDLEKEANHWKAQYHILKLKYDELEQRGTTATSHIDSDALQPVEISNMQIGKLDAPFVLAEEIEARESKIRDYFLEEIERLTNEKHICHVKNLAMAANNEVMHVQLDTSESKREKCETSLLETLSNYNSLHREKETQEGNYKTQLNTMSEHLANMNEKLIFQTEEIQQLKFELTNKHSKRGKQK